A section of the Citrus sinensis cultivar Valencia sweet orange chromosome 8, DVS_A1.0, whole genome shotgun sequence genome encodes:
- the LOC102616052 gene encoding vestitone reductase-like, with amino-acid sequence MEEEKGRVCVTGGTGFIGSWLIMRLLDHGYSVRTTVRSDPEQKRDLSFLTNLPGASERLQIFNADLNNPESFDAAIAGCTGVIHVAAPIDIHGKEPEEVIIQRAVSGTIGILKSCLKSGTVKRVVYTSSASTVHFSGKDVDMLDETFWSDVDYIRKLDIWGKSYKLSKTLAERAALEFAEEHGLDLVTIIPSFVTGPFICPQLAGSVRGTLAMVMGNREEYSMLLNISMVHIDDVARAHIFLLEYPDVKGRYICSSATLTIQEMAEFLSAKYPGYPIPNFDSLAKIEGYKLSALSSKKLLDTGFTYKYGIDEMFDGAIQCCKEKGYL; translated from the exons atggaagaagaaaaaggaagagtTTGTGTAACAGGTGGTACAGGTTTCATAGGATCTTGGCTGATCATGCGACTTCTTGATCATGGTTACTCCGTCAGAACCACCGTTAGATCCGACCCAG AACAGAAGAGAGATCTTAGCTTCCTGACAAATCTACCAGGAGCATCCGAGAGGCTTCAAATCTTTAATGCCGATCTCAACAACCCAGAGAGCTTCGATGCAGCCATTGCAGGATGCACTGGCGTTATTCATGTAGCCGCACCTATTGATATTCACGGGAAAGAACCTGAAGAAGTTATAATACAAAGAGCAGTCAGTGGAACAATAGGCATCTTAAAATCATGCTTGAAATCTGGAACCGTGAAGCGAGTTGTGTACACTTCAAGTGCATCAACAGTCCATTTCAGTGGCAAAGATGTTGATATGCTAGATGAGACATTTTGGAGTGATGTAGATTACATCAGAAAATTGGATATATGGGGAAAATCTTACAAACTTTCAAAGACATTAGCTGAAAGGGCAGCTCTTGAGTTTGCAGAAGAACATGGATTGGATCTTGTGACAATAATACCTTCTTTCGTTACTGGTCCCTTCATTTGTCCTCAATTAGCTGGCTCTGTTCGCGGCACGCTGGCTATGGTCATGG GTAATCGAGAAGAATATAGTATGCTTCTCAACATATCAATGGTGCATATAGATGATGTAGCAAGGGcacatatatttttacttgAATATCCTGATGTAAAAGGGAGGTACATTTGTTCTTCAGCCACATTAACTATTCAAGAGATGGCCGAATTTCTCTCTGCAAAATACCCTGGATATCCAATACCAAATTTCGA CTCTTTAGCGAAGATTGAAGGCTATAAATTATCTGCGTTATCGTCAAAGAAACTCCTGGATACCGGCTTTACATATAAGTATGGGATCGATGAAATGTTTGATGGAGCAATCCAATGCTGCAAAGAAAAAGGCTATCTTTAA
- the LOC102616330 gene encoding chalcone synthase-like, with product MGTVKSNGDVHRSRGPSAKILAIGTATPPNCFYQADYPDFFFRVTNSEHKIELKEKFRRICERSSIRKRYFYLTEEILKENPNMSCYKAPSLDARHAMLIEEVPKLGKEAALKAIKEWGQPVSKITHLIFGAVYGVDMPGADVRLMNLLGLEPSVNRLMIYSQGCYMGGAVIRHAKDIAENNPGARVLVVCCDITVLHFHEPTEARLDMLVGQAIFGDGAAAAIIGADPDVSLNERPLFQVLSCTQMTVPNTENNVVGHLKEMGWDYTLSKDLPVIIGKYIDKLLADAMSPIGISDWNSLFYIVHPGGKVILDQVEQNLGLGKEKLGASRYALSEYGNLGAPSVLFILDDVRKKSTEERKATTGEGLEYGVLFGFGPGITVETVVLRSIPIDSAN from the exons ATGGGGACAGTGAAAAGCAATGGAGATGTCCACAGATCTCGGGGACCATCAGCAAAGATACTGGCCATTGGCACAGCAACTCCGCCAAACTGTTTCTACCAAGCTGATTATCCTGATTTCTTCTTTCGGGTCACCAATAGTGAGCACAAGATCGAGTTGAAAGAGAAATTCAGGCGCATAT GCGAGAGGTCATCAATTCGAAAACGATATTTCTATCTTACTGAAGAGATCctaaaagaaaatcctaatatgaGTTGCTACAAGGCCCCATCTTTAGATGCTCGTCATGCTATGCTGATTGAAGAAGTACCAAAACTTGGTAAAGAAGCAGCATTGAAGGCCATCAAAGAGTGGGGACAGCCAGTATCAAAGATCACTCACCTTATATTCGGTGCCGTTTATGGCGTTGACATGCCTGGTGCGGACGTCCGTTTGATGAATCTTCTCGGCCTCGAACCGTCTGTTAATAGACTCATGATTTACAGCCAAGGCTGTTACATGGGCGGGGCAGTCATCCGCCACGCCAAAGATATTGCGGAGAACAATCCTGGAGCGCGGGTCCTCGTAGTATGTTGTGATATCACAGTCTTACACTTTCATGAGCCCACGGAAGCCCGACTAGACATGTTGGTGGGCCAGGCAATTTTTGGTGACGGAGCTGCAGCTGCAATTATAGGGGCAGATCCCGATGTCTCCCTTAATGAACGTCCTCTGTTTCAGGTTTTGTCTTGCACACAAATGACTGTCCCCAACACCGAAAACAATGTCGTGGGTCACTTGAAAGAAATGGGTTGGGATTACACTTTATCAAAAGATTTGCCTGTGATAATTGGGAAGTACATAGACAAGCTTCTAGCTGATGCAATGAGTCCGATTGGAATCAGTGATTGGAACTCGTTGTTTTACATTGTCCACCCCGGTGGCAAAGTCATTCTAGACCAAGTTGAACAAAATCTCGGattgggaaaagaaaaacttgggGCAAGTCGATATGCGCTTAGCGAGTACGGAAACTTGGGGGCGCCATCAGTGTTGTTTATTCTCGATGACGTGAGGAAGAAGAGTACTGAGGAAAGGAAGGCCACCACCGGTGAGGGGTTGGAATATGGTGTTTTGTTTGGATTTGGACCGGGGATAACAGTGGAAACTGTTGTTTTGCGCAGCATTCCTATAGATTCCGCCAACTGA